Within Streptomyces sp. NBC_00704, the genomic segment GTTCCGCCTGCAACTCGCCGAGATCGGCATCGACTGACACGCCACAGCCACAGTGGCCCGCCGTCCGGGCACACACCCGCGTGCCCGGACGGCAGGCCTTCGCGAACAGCGAAGCTGACGCCTTCAGCGGCCGTACGCGATCAACGGCCGCTTGACCGTGGCTCCGGTCGGTATGACCGCAGGCGTGTCACGCACCGAGGCCGCCGCCGGCGTGACCGGATTGATGCGCCCCGACGGACACGGCCGGCACCACCGTCGCCCGCCGGTGCGGCTCCGGTGGAGCAGCGCGTTGACGAGCTTCCGTTTCCCGTACCGACTGTCGTGCGAGGCGCGGGTGCTGCACCACGAGCAAGCAGGCACAGTCCGCAGCGTGCGGCGGTCAGGTCCAGTCCGTCGGTCGGAGCGCCCCGAGGAACTGGTAGAACTCGTAGGCCAGGTAGAAGTGCCCGTATGCCGCGACGCCCAGCAGGGCCGCAGGGAAGAGGGCCAGGCATCCGCCGTTGCGGTGCGGGCTGCCTGAGCGGTCGGCCAGCCACTCCGCGCAGGTCAGGTAGGTGACGGCCGCGAGGACCACGGGCGCCGCCACCGCCACGGCCATGGCCAGTAGGGAGGCGACGACCTTCACGGCGACCGCCGGACCGCCGGCGCCGGCCGAACCCGTTGCCGGCGGCAGGTCGAGCCAGGTGGTGAGGAAGAAGGAGTCCGCCATCACGGCCGACAGCACGGCTGTCACCACGACCGCCAGGTAGTCGCCTACGCCGCCCGGGGGCCGCCCGCCATCGCCGGTGTGGGGCTGTGGCGCGGCGTCTTCGTGCCGCTGCGGCACGCTGGTGCGGCGCGGCACACCGTCGCGCAGGCGGTTCATGAACCAGTCGTCGATGAAGAGGCCGATGACGGACACGATGAAACTGCTCTGCCCCAGCGTCGTGTTGCGGAACTTCCAGAAGACGTAGAAGCAGGCGAGGGCGAACAGGACTTTGATCGCGTTGCGCATGACTCCGGCTCTCGTGATGCGACCGGCCCGCGGTCTGATCCGGACCTGCCGCCGTGGGCCCGGGGGGAACGTGGGTAGCGGCCGGTGCGTCCGCAGTGGCGTGAGGACGAACCGGCGGCCGGCCGGGCGGCGTCGCCCCGGCCGGCCGCCGGTCCGTTCAGCCCCGGTCGAACTCGCCCTTCTCGATGAGGCCCACGATCACCGACTGGAACTTTCCCCACTGCTCGACCAGCCCGTTGCACATCGCGATGCCGTTCGACCCGAAGTACGTCAGCCCGTCGAAGAACATCTCGAAGCGGAAGTCCGGCCTGGCGTAGAGCGACTCGCGCATCTGCGCCGTCTGTCCGGCGTCCAGTCCCGACAGCGCAGCGGCGTAGGCGTCCATCTGGCCCGCCAGCAGCCTGTCGATCGCCGCCAGCACCTTTTCCGGGTCGACACCGGCCGGGCGGTCCGCCTGCTTGGCCGCTTCGACGGCGAACGCCAGCACGTCGGGCGCATCGGCCGCGAGGGGGCTCTGCTTCACCACCGGGCCGGTGGACCAGTCCCGTACCGCCGAGGAACGCTTGGACTTGCTTCCGAAGAACCCCACCATGATCTCCTTGGTTCCGTTCTGCCGTGAAAAGCGGTGAAAAGCCGTGAAAGCCGTGAGTAGGGGATCGGGGCAGGCGGCCGGTCGCGGAGAGCCGCCGCGGACGCCCGGTGGCCGACCGCGGTCCTGTCAGCCGTCGATGATCTTGCGTGCGCGGTTTCCGCGCTCGCCGACCTCCCGGTACAGGCGCTTGAGCAGGTCGAGTTCCTGCTGGTTGAGCTTGCCGCCGAACTCCGCCTTGCGGAGCACCCGTTCGTATTCCTCAGCCGTAGCCACGGCCACCTCCCGTTTGCCTTCGGTGCGCTGCGGACCGGGCGCAGCAACGGCCGTCCCGGTCAGGACCGTCCGGGCGGGCCGCAGCGCGGTCCGGCCCGCATACCTGTCACCGACGGGCGGCCATCCCCCCAACGGCCGCCCGTCGTACGGTCATCCTGTCGCCGCGGCACCGACCGCGCTGTCCCCATCAATGGGGACACCGGTAGACGACGGGGCCGCGACGCCGCCCGCGTGGGTGGAGACCTCGACCCAGGTGGACTCCCTGCCGTCCTCGACGACCGCGGAGGTTTCCGCCAGGGCCTTGCGCAGGGCGGCGGCCCGCTCCGGGTCCCCCGGCAGCGTCACCAGGCCGACCGAGAGCGCGCCTGGCCGGGGTTCCACGCTGAGGACCAGTTCCTCCGGGGCCGGTTTCGTGCCCAGCGCGGAGGTGAGCAGGCGACGCAGCAGATCCGGCGGGGGCGGATGGTCGGCGTCCGACTGGATGGTCACCACGCAGCCCTCGGCGCGTGCCGCGCCCAGCAGTTCACGGGTGGAGCGGCCGAGCGCACCGGGCAGGTGCAGCTCGTCGCGGACGGCCAGATCCAGCATCCGCGCCCGGACCCGGGTCTGTGACGCTTGCGGGGAGAGATCCCCGGAGGCGGTACGGCGCAGGAAGGAAAGGATCTCCTCGTCGAGGTCGGCCAGGCGTCTGCGGTGCACCGCCTCGCGGGCCTGTCGGGCGGACTCCACAGCGGCCGAGGCCGCCCGCCCGGCGTTGGCTCGCATCACCGCCGCGCCCAGCCGGGCCACGGTCTGCCCGATGGCCAGCCCCATGCCCACACCCAGCGCCGGGGCGAACAACGCCGGCACCGCCTTCGCCGCACTCTCGCCCCAGGAGTCGGCGAACGGCGGCCCGGCCAGCAGCACCAGGACGACCCCCGCCTGTTCCAGTACCAGCGCCAGCACGGCTTCCCACGGTGGCCGGACGATCACCAGCACGGTCAGCAGCGGGGTGACCGCGCCGATCGGCCAGGAGGTGTCATCGGCGATGCCGGACGTGGGGATCACGAGGAAGCTGCCGACCGCCCCGCCGACGGCGAAGGCGCTCACGGCGGCGGCCGCGCGCCCCCCGATGCCTTTCTGGGCGCGCAACAGCAACGCCACGGTCACCGCGGCCAGCAGCAGGTACCACACCATCAGCCAGCTCACCCGCGGGGTCCGCACGGTGTGGATCGCGGCGACGGCCCCGGTGGCGAGCAGATAGGGGACACAGACGGCGGCCAGCGGCCGGCGGATGTCCCCGACCGCGGTGCGGATGCTCGACATCCGGTCCGGGGTTTCCGCGACGGCCCCGCGGCCCTCGCCTGTGCGGACCGCCCGCGCCCGGGCCCGCTGCCAGACCAGCCGTACGGTGGTGCCGTCGCCGGGGGAGCTGTGCACCTCCGCGGTGCCTGCCACGGCGGCCATCCGCCGCAGCACCGATCTGCGCAGTCCCATCGAGGACACGTGCACTCCGGCCGGGGAGAACCCCACCCCGTCGTCGGCGACGGAGAGCACGAATCCGTGCTCGTCCCCGCGCAGCCGGACCTTCAGCGCCTGCGCCTCGGCGTGCCGGACCGCGTTGCGCACCGCCTCGGCCGCCGCACCCAGGGCGGCCTCGGCAACCTCGGCGGGCACCGGGACGGCCCCCGAGACCTCGACGCTCAGAGGTGGCCCGCCTCCGGCGGTGAGCGTGGCGAGCAGGGCCGCGAGGTCGGCATCTTGCCCTGGTGCGGCAGGCGCCCGCAGCAGTGCGTCCACGGCGCTGTGGCATGCCTGCCTCACCTGCGTCGTGGCGATCCCGGGCATGCTGACCGCGCGCAGCGCGGAACTCACCTCGTCGTGCAGCAGGTCCTGGAAGCGGTGATGCGCCTCCCGGCGCGCCTTCGCTCGTGCGGCCGTGGCGCCTGCCGTCAGCGTCTGTTCCTGGGCGGCGTCGGCACGGGCTCCGGCGGTGCGCAGCAGTGGGCCCAGCACCGCGGCCGCCACCGCGGCGGCCAGCACCGGCCAGGCGCCCTGCACCGCGGCAGCCGGACCGTCCGTCGGCAGACTCGCCGCGATCTGCGCACCGATGACCGCCGAGGACACCGGCCACGCGAGCCGGCGCGGTCCGAACCCGATCGCCAGCAGCACGGCGACGGCGGTGGGTTCGCAGCGCAGCCCGACGACGATCAGCGACGGCCGCTCGACCGCGAACACCGCCTCCGTGACGAGCGAGACGCCCACGGACGCCCACACATCGCCATAGCCCAGCCGGACGAGGGCGCCGCGCACCGTCAGGACGGCCGCCAGCGCGGTGACCACCACGGCAGTGGCGAGGACGGCGGGCGCGAGCCGTCCGCCCGATGACACCAGCAGCATCGACCAGCTCACCGCGAACAGCGCCGTGACCGCCGCCATCGCGCGCTGAAGACCGGACCACACGCCATGGCGGTAGGTTCCCGGCCTCGGCGCCTCGGCGTTCGGTGTCACCACCCCGGGGTGTCCGGCGTGCCGTCGGACGCAGTCGGTGTGAGGTCGATGTGGCCGTCGGCCACGGCACGCCACACCAGCTGCCGGCTGTCCTCCAACAGCCCTTCGCCCGCGGCGGCGTACGCCTCGATGGCACGCTTGCGGTACGTGCGGACGGTGTCCTCGGTGATGTGCAGCATCCGCGCCACCTGGCGGTGCGGCAGACCTCGGGCGATCAGCTCCAGGACGCGGCGCTCCTGACTGCTGAGGCGGACGGCGCCGCGCGGATCGGTGACGATGGCGTGTGCGAGCCGACTGGACAGATAGGGCTCCCCGCCGTGCACGGCGCGGATGGCGTCCACCAGTCGTGCCTCCGGGTCCTCCTTCAGCACCAGGCCCACGGCCCCCGCGTCCAGCGCCCTGCGCACCGCGGCGGGCCGGTGCTCGGTGGTGAAGACCAGCACCCGCGCTCCGGCGGCCCGAAGGCGCCGGACGTTGTCGTCGACGGCCTTGCCGTCTCGCAGCCGCAGGTCGAGCAGGACCACCGAGGGCATGTCCAGGGACACCCCCGCTGGTGCGCCGGGAGGCGGGCCAGGTGGTGCGCAGGGCAGGGCGCCCTCCGACGGCTCGGCAGGCGGGGGCGGCTCCAGCCCGGCGAGGAGGGCTTCCACGTCGGGCGCCACGTGCACCAGCTCGATGTCGGCGGTGTGCTCGGCGAAGTACGCCTGGAGACCGAGCAGGACCACCGGATGGTCGTCGACCGCCGCTACGGCGATCCTGGACTCGCTGCGCCCGCCGCGCCCGGCATTCTCCCGGCGCCCGCCGGGTCCGCCGTTCCCTTGGTGTTCCGTGTCCCCGGACGCCGACATGGTCCCCCTCTGTCCGCTTCGCGGCCGCATGCTACCGGCCCGGACCGCGGCGGAGTAGGTCAATGCCCGCGAACTCCGCCGGCTCCGGACCCTTCGGGCAAACCGCGGCAGCGCGACGCGCCGTCGGGCCGGAGAGGGGAACGGGCATGCCCGGTTCGCCGGCCGTGCACGCGACCAGGCCACGGGAATCAGGCTCCGCCGATCCGCATGACGGCGGCCCCTGGGTGCGCTGGACCCGGGACGAGCGACACGTTCAGGCCTTCGTGGCCGACGTTCCCGACGAGACCGGCGGACGTGCCGTGCTGAAGACGCGCCCTGGGCTGCTGGGGAATCGCGCTCCACACTGGGTGACTCTTTGCCGCCCCGGAGGCGGACAGCGCAAGAAAGGCAAACAATGCGCGCGAGATGCGGTCTATTTTCGTTTCATGGATGACTCATTGAAGGACCTCACGGGAACTCGCGGCGTGAACCCCCTGCGGCAGCTGTCTCTCGAGCAGCTACGGCAGCGCACGAGTATGAAGTGGACGACCTACCAGGACGACGTATTGCCGCTGTGGGTGGCGGAGATGGACGTGCCGGTCGCCGAGCCCATTGCACGAGCCATCCACAGTGCGGTGGACCGCGGAGATACCGGATATCCGGCCGGAACCGCCTATGCCGAGGCATTCGCGGACTTCGCCGCGCGACGTTGGGACTGGGACGACCTGGCTGTCGAGCGGACGGCGATCGTCCCTGACGTGATGCTGGGCATCGTCGAGATGCTCAAGTTGGTCTCCGGCCGCGGGGACCCCGTCGTGGTCAACTGCCCCGTGTATCCCCCCTTCTATCAGTTCATCCGCAACGACGGCCGGCCGGTTGTCGAGGCGCCGCTGACCGAGGAAGGGCGGATCGACCTGACCACCCTGGAGGTCGCGTTCCAGAAAGCCACCGGTCGCGGCAGGCAGCCGGTGTACCTGCTGTGCAGTCCGCACAATCCGACCGGCGCCGTACACACCGCCACTGAACTGACCGATGTTGCCGAGCTTGCGCGCAGGTACGCCGTGCGCGTCGTGGCGGACGAGATCCACGCTCCCCTCGTGGCTGCCGGAACCTCCTTCGTTCCTTTCCTGAGCGTGCCGGGCGCGGAGAACAGCCTGTCGGTGATGTCCGCCTCCAAGGCATGGAACCTCGCCGGTCTCAAGGCCGCCCTCGCCGTCGCCGGCCCCGAGGCCGCCGACGACCTGGCCCGCCTCCCCGAGGAAGTCGGTCACGGTCCCAGCCACCTCGGCGTCATCGCCCACACCGCGGCCCTACGGGAGGGCGGTGCCTGGCTCGACAGCCTGCTGGCCGGACTGGACGAAAACCGTCGGCTGCTCGGCGAGCTGCTGTCCACCCACCTGCCCACCGTGCGCTGCCGCCCAGGCCAGGCCACCTACCTGGCCTGGCTGGACTGCCGGAAACTGGGCCTTGGCAACGACCCGGCGGCCGTCTTCCTGGAACGAGGCCGGATCGCCGTCAACTCCGGGATCGCCTTCGGGCCGGGCGGCGCGGGGTTCGTCCGTATGAACCTGGCCACCTCTCCGGACATCCTCGCCGAGGGGGTCCGCAGGATGGCCTCCGCACTGTGAGCTCGTCGACTCGACTGGGACGTGATGGGCAGCCTCTGCGGTCGGCGCAGCAGGACTGCGCAGGTGACCGCCCGTTCCGTGCGCCGCCGCAGTGCCGTGCCGCGTCCCGGAGGCCGGATGTCGAGCAGGTGGAGCCGGATGCCGCGGGTGATGGCGACGACGGGTGGGTCTGTGCCGCTGCCGCTCCGTAGTCGCAGATCGGACAGGTGGTAGAGGATCATCCAGCCGGTGGGTTGTACTTTCTTGTTGCCGGGACAGATGCCCCGCATTCTCTGGTCGCCTCCGAGGGCCCGGCGGACCTGGCGTTCGATCAGGCAGAACACCAGCAGGGCCAGACAGAGAGCAACTCCGTCCCGATCCCGAAGACTTCCTCCGTCGCCCGTTCCCTGGCCCAGCGATCCACCCGCCACAAGGGGGTCGGCGCGAGGAGCTCGCGAGGCGGCAGTGCAATGCAGACAGGCGGGCGCACGACCCGGTGCACCCGCCCGCTGCGCTCGAGCCCGCCGCGTGGTGGTGAGGCCGTTACTTCCGCACGCCGGTCGCGCTGAACTCCTGTACGCCGACCTTTCCGTTCTGGTTGCTGTTGCGCACGTAGAGCCGGATGTCGGTGGTGGCGACGTCGGCCGGCGGTCGGTAGACGACCGGCTCCGCCGTGTTGATCGCCTGGTAGGGCATGATGTCGATCCAGGCCTTCTGGCTGGCGCTCCACCGCTGCACCTTCCAGTGGGTGGTCATCCAGTCGCAGCAGTCGTCCTGCTGGAGGGTGAAGGCGAACCGCTCGTAGTCGGCGCCGAGATCGAACTGCACCCAGGACTCGTTTTCGTCGGAGCCGGCTTCGCCGGTCTCGGTGACGCCGTCCCAGAGCTTGCCGAGGTCGCTGTTCCAGGCACTGCGCCGGGACACGGTGGAGTGGTCGGCCAGGTTCTCCCTGGGCACCTTCCACCGCAGTCCGGCGTACGCCGGTTCCAGGCCCGCCTGGTTCATGATGGTCCGCGCTTCGGTCGGCCACGTGCCATCTGTCACCACGTGCGGTCGTCCGTCGCCGTCGTAGATGGCCCCGTTGAGCCAGTTGTCGGCGAAGTCGGTGTAGTTGTGCGACGCGTTCACGGACAGCGGCCGGCGGTAACGTGGGGAGAAGTCGAACCGGCCGCCCTGCCCGACGTTGTAGTCCCAGCGGGTCCGGTAACTCTGGTTGTCGCTGTAGTAGTTCGCGGTCGACGTCGAGTGGTGCAGGTAGTTGTGGCTGATCTCGCTGCCCGGCCACGACCCGAACGAGTAGACGGCTCCCGAGTCGTGCACCCCCCAGGGCACCTTGGACGTGGCGTTGTACACCTCGTTGTGGCTGAACGTCGTCTTGCCGATCCCGTCGACCCCGTCGAGGAGGCTGAGCTCCTCTGCCTTGCGCTGATGAAAGCCCATGTAGGCGGTGTCGTAGACGAGGTTGTGGGTGACCGCCACGTTGTAGGTGTTCATCAGGCTGATCCCGGTCGCCGGGAAGAAGTCGTCACCGGTGTCGGTCACCACGTTGTTGCTGATCGTCACGTTCCTGGTGCGCCGGGCGCCGTCGACGTGTACGTCCATCCAGCGGCCGGCGATGATCCCGGCCGCGGTCAGGTTGTGGAAGAGGTTGCCGGTGACCGTGACGTCCTCGGCTCCGGTCAGCAGTTGCAGCCCGCCGCTGCCCATCTTGCGCACGGTGTTGTCGGTGAAGGTGATGCCGCGGACGTTGGTCAGCTTGATCTGACCGGGCACCTCACCGCCGTAGCCGTCGTAGCTCGGATCCTTGAAGGGGTCGTCCGCGTACTGCGCCTCCGCTTGCGAACCGCCGATGAACCGGTCGCGAGGCAGCAGCCAGTTGCCGTGCTCGAACGT encodes:
- a CDS encoding sensor histidine kinase, with translation MWSGLQRAMAAVTALFAVSWSMLLVSSGGRLAPAVLATAVVVTALAAVLTVRGALVRLGYGDVWASVGVSLVTEAVFAVERPSLIVVGLRCEPTAVAVLLAIGFGPRRLAWPVSSAVIGAQIAASLPTDGPAAAVQGAWPVLAAAVAAAVLGPLLRTAGARADAAQEQTLTAGATAARAKARREAHHRFQDLLHDEVSSALRAVSMPGIATTQVRQACHSAVDALLRAPAAPGQDADLAALLATLTAGGGPPLSVEVSGAVPVPAEVAEAALGAAAEAVRNAVRHAEAQALKVRLRGDEHGFVLSVADDGVGFSPAGVHVSSMGLRRSVLRRMAAVAGTAEVHSSPGDGTTVRLVWQRARARAVRTGEGRGAVAETPDRMSSIRTAVGDIRRPLAAVCVPYLLATGAVAAIHTVRTPRVSWLMVWYLLLAAVTVALLLRAQKGIGGRAAAAVSAFAVGGAVGSFLVIPTSGIADDTSWPIGAVTPLLTVLVIVRPPWEAVLALVLEQAGVVLVLLAGPPFADSWGESAAKAVPALFAPALGVGMGLAIGQTVARLGAAVMRANAGRAASAAVESARQAREAVHRRRLADLDEEILSFLRRTASGDLSPQASQTRVRARMLDLAVRDELHLPGALGRSTRELLGAARAEGCVVTIQSDADHPPPPDLLRRLLTSALGTKPAPEELVLSVEPRPGALSVGLVTLPGDPERAAALRKALAETSAVVEDGRESTWVEVSTHAGGVAAPSSTGVPIDGDSAVGAAATG
- a CDS encoding MalY/PatB family protein is translated as MDDSLKDLTGTRGVNPLRQLSLEQLRQRTSMKWTTYQDDVLPLWVAEMDVPVAEPIARAIHSAVDRGDTGYPAGTAYAEAFADFAARRWDWDDLAVERTAIVPDVMLGIVEMLKLVSGRGDPVVVNCPVYPPFYQFIRNDGRPVVEAPLTEEGRIDLTTLEVAFQKATGRGRQPVYLLCSPHNPTGAVHTATELTDVAELARRYAVRVVADEIHAPLVAAGTSFVPFLSVPGAENSLSVMSASKAWNLAGLKAALAVAGPEAADDLARLPEEVGHGPSHLGVIAHTAALREGGAWLDSLLAGLDENRRLLGELLSTHLPTVRCRPGQATYLAWLDCRKLGLGNDPAAVFLERGRIAVNSGIAFGPGGAGFVRMNLATSPDILAEGVRRMASAL
- a CDS encoding response regulator transcription factor, whose protein sequence is MSASGDTEHQGNGGPGGRRENAGRGGRSESRIAVAAVDDHPVVLLGLQAYFAEHTADIELVHVAPDVEALLAGLEPPPPAEPSEGALPCAPPGPPPGAPAGVSLDMPSVVLLDLRLRDGKAVDDNVRRLRAAGARVLVFTTEHRPAAVRRALDAGAVGLVLKEDPEARLVDAIRAVHGGEPYLSSRLAHAIVTDPRGAVRLSSQERRVLELIARGLPHRQVARMLHITEDTVRTYRKRAIEAYAAAGEGLLEDSRQLVWRAVADGHIDLTPTASDGTPDTPGW
- a CDS encoding right-handed parallel beta-helix repeat-containing protein, producing the protein MRKHGVLAGVLATAALAAGLVVSGTAEAAAACTFYVSASGSDGNAGTSPDRPWATLERARDHIRQHELNKDMQADLRVCLRGGRHTRTATFDLTEADSGSNGFEVVYQAYPGEAPVVDGGKAVTDWKRVTDQPYFVADVPESAGYADYFRQLYVGGRRAQLAMGKGITGNGFFDEASVPNPPADPERPTRSYDGVQFPAAGVPAYTNVRDIRLLHIAIGFKIDYFPVADISASGANKRVRLAQPHFQARLNRDDGFSLDYNDTFYVLNAFEELDSPGEWYLNRAANKVYYYPRPGEDVNQAGAYVPVVETLVNVAGSSPSAKASAIAFDGITFEHGNWLLPRDRFIGGSQAEAQYADDPFKDPSYDGYGGEVPGQIKLTNVRGITFTDNTVRKMGSGGLQLLTGAEDVTVTGNLFHNLTAAGIIAGRWMDVHVDGARRTRNVTISNNVVTDTGDDFFPATGISLMNTYNVAVTHNLVYDTAYMGFHQRKAEELSLLDGVDGIGKTTFSHNEVYNATSKVPWGVHDSGAVYSFGSWPGSEISHNYLHHSTSTANYYSDNQSYRTRWDYNVGQGGRFDFSPRYRRPLSVNASHNYTDFADNWLNGAIYDGDGRPHVVTDGTWPTEARTIMNQAGLEPAYAGLRWKVPRENLADHSTVSRRSAWNSDLGKLWDGVTETGEAGSDENESWVQFDLGADYERFAFTLQQDDCCDWMTTHWKVQRWSASQKAWIDIMPYQAINTAEPVVYRPPADVATTDIRLYVRNSNQNGKVGVQEFSATGVRK